From Phragmites australis chromosome 5, lpPhrAust1.1, whole genome shotgun sequence, a single genomic window includes:
- the LOC133919682 gene encoding fimbrin-4-like, with the protein MSGFVGVVVSDPSLQGQFTQVELRSFKAKFVSLKRDSGHVTTKNLPGLMKKLRGLNEVVSEEEIAAFLSESYPDSDQEIEFESFLREYLNLQARVTAKEGGGGGGGGGKNSSSFLKSSTTTLLHNLNQAEKSSYVAHINTYLGEDPFLKKYLPIDPSGNQLFDLIRDGVLLCKLINVAVPGTIDERAINKKRVLNPWERNENHTLCLNSAKAIGCTVVNIGTQDLVEGRPHLVLGLISQIIKIQLLADLNLKKTPQLVELFDDSRDIDEVLSLSPEKMLLRWMNHHLKKAGYKKTVNNFSSDVKDGEAYAYLLKALAPEHSPETTLDTKDPSERAKLILEQAEKLDCKRYLTPKDITEGSANLNLAFVAQIFQHRNGLTSDTKQVTLTHTATCDDVLLSREERAFRMWINSLGVESYVNNVFEDVRNGWVLLEVLDKVSPGSVNWKLASKPPIKLPFRKLENCNQVVKIGKQLKFSLVNLAGNDIVQGNKKLIVALLWQLMRFNILQLLNRLRFHSQGSQGKEVTDADILNWANSKVKASGRTSRMESFKDKSLSNGLFFLELLSAVQPRVVNWKVVTKGEEDEEKKLNATYIISVARKLGCSVFLLPEDIIEVNQKMILTLTASIMYWSLQKQPRSPSEMPEQSEPSSMTSDAASDIASEDGASTTEPSEGEEVNSLSDSISKLTTDDATSHASSAENGNGVVGS; encoded by the exons ATGTCCGGATTCGTCGGCGTTGTGGTGTCCGACCCCTCGCTACAGGGCCAGTTCACGCAGGTCGAGCTCCGATCGTTCAAGGCCAAG TTTGTGTCTCTGAAGAGAGATTCCGGCCATGTCACCACCAAGAATTTGCCGGGGCTGATGAAGAAGCTGCGGGGGCTCAATGAGGTGGTTTCCGAGGAGGAGATCGCCGCCTTCCTGTCGGAGTCGTATCCCGACAGTGACCAGGAGATTGAGTTCGAGTCCTTCCTTCGG GAGTATCTGAATCTACAGGCTAGGGTGACTGCCAAGGAaggtggcggtggcgggggTGGGGGTGGCAAGAACTCGTCGTCGTTCCTCAAGTCCAGTACCACTACGCTGCTGCACAATCTCAATCAGGCAGAGAAGTCATCGTATGTGGCGCACATCAATACTTACCTCGGTGAAGACCCATTTCTGAAGAAGTACTTGCCGATTGATCCGTCGGGAAACCAGCTGTTCGATCTCATCAGGGACGGTGTTCTGCTCTG CAAATTGATCAATGTAGCTGTTCCTGGCACCATTGATGAGAGAGCAATAAATAAGAAAAGAGTTCTTAACCCATGGGAGAGGAATGAAAATCACACACTATGCCTCAACTCTGCAAAGGCCATTGGATGCACTGTTGTAAACATTGGTACGCAAGATTTGGTGGAGGGAAGG CCACATTTAGTTCTTGGATTGATATCACAAATCATAAAG ATTCAACTTTTGGCTGATCTGAACCTCAAGAAGACACCACAGCTGGTGGAATTGTTTGATGACAGCAGG GATATAGATGAGGTTTTGAGCTTGTCACCAGAAAAGATGCTACTTCGGTGGATGAACCATCATCTGAAAAAAGCTGGCTACAAGAAAACTGTTAACAATTTCTCTTCAGATGTGAAG GATGGTGAAGCCTATGCTTACCTTCTGAAAGCTCTTGCTCCAGAGCATTCCCCTGAAACTACATTGGACACCAAGGATCCGAGTGAGAGGGCTAAACTGATACTTGAACAAGCGGAGAAGTTGGACTGTAAAAGATACCTGACCCCAAAGGATATCACCGAAGGCTCTGCCAATTTAAATCTTGCATTTGTTGCTCAAATATTCCAGCATAG GAATGGTCTAACTAGTGACACCAAACAAGTTACACTTACACACACGGCAACATGTGATGATGTCCTATTATCTAGAGAAGAAAGGGCCTTTCGAATGTGGATCAACAGCCTTGGGGTTGAATCATATGTGAACAATGTCTTCGAAGATGTTCGCAATGG ATGGGTACTTCTTGAAGTACTTGACAAGGTTTCTCCAGGATCTGTCAATTGGAAGCTGGCATCAAAACCTCCAATTAAATTGCCATTTAGAAAACTGGAGAATTGCAATCAAGTTGTAAAAATTGGGAAGCAGTTAAAGTTTTCTTTAGTGAATCTAGCTGGGAATGATATTGTTCAGGGAAATAAGAAATTGATCGTTG CACTTCTGTGGCAATTGATGAGATTTAATATCCTTCAGCTGTTAAACAGACTGAGATTCCACTCCCAAGGATCCCAAGGAAAAGAAGTTACTGATGCTGATATACTAAATTGGGCCAACAGCAAAGTGAAAGCATCAGGAAGAACATCTCGAATGGAGAGTTTCAAG GACAAGAGCTTATCAAATGGGTTGTTCTTCCTTGAACTTCTTAGTGCAGTACAGCCAAGGGTTGTGAACTGGAAAGTTGTTACAAAAGGGGAAGAGG ATGAGGAAAAGAAGCTGAATGCTACCTACATCATTAGTGTTGCAAGGAAGCTTGGATGCTCTGTGTTTCTTCTGCCAGAGGACATCATAGAG GTGAATCAGAAGATGATCCTTACACTTACTGCTAGCATTATGTATTGGAGCCTACAGAAACAGCCACGGTCACCATCTGAAATGCCAGAACAATCAGAGCCATCTAGTATGACTTCAGATGCAGCCTCTGATATTGCTTCGGAGGATGGTGCTTCAACAACAGAACCATCTGAGGGAGAAGAGGTGAATTCGCTTTCTGATAGCATATCCAAATTGACCACGGATGATGCTACTTCACATGCCTCATCTGCTGAAAATGGAAACGGTGTGGTAGGATCCTGA